The Tindallia magadiensis genome includes a window with the following:
- the gcvPB gene encoding aminomethyl-transferring glycine dehydrogenase subunit GcvPB, with amino-acid sequence MKEYTKLLCDISKPGRTGYRLPPDELKDMDIEAGIPESMRSTKDLSLPEVSELDVVRHFVNISQKNFAIDKGFYPLGSCTMKYNPKINEDMTSLPGFNTLHPYQPEETAQGALKMMYELQNMLAEITGMAGITLQPAAGAHGEMTGLMVIKAYHEKRGDTQRKKIIVPDSAHGTNPSSAHVVGYDVVEVKSNRDGDVDIESLKAVLGDDIAGLMLTNPSTLGLYERNITEIARLVHEAGGLLYYDGANANAILGVSRPGDMGFDVVHLNLHKTFSTPHGGGGPGSGPIGVREDLIPFLPKPAVVKDGDSYALEYDRPESIGKIHSFYGNFGVNVRAYTYIKTMGAEGLKKVSQMAVLNANYLMHHLKNHFKLPFDRVCMHEFVLAGLGKKEMEVNTTDVAKRLLDNGFHPPTVYFPLIVPEALMIEPTETECLETLDAFIEAMKAISQEADDNPDILKAAPHVAPVRRLDEVKAAREPVLKCELPI; translated from the coding sequence ATGAAGGAGTATACAAAATTACTGTGCGACATTTCGAAACCTGGTAGAACCGGATATCGACTGCCTCCCGATGAGTTAAAAGATATGGATATAGAAGCTGGCATACCTGAAAGTATGAGATCGACAAAAGATCTATCTTTGCCGGAAGTAAGTGAATTAGATGTGGTTCGACATTTTGTTAATATTTCGCAAAAGAACTTTGCTATTGATAAAGGATTCTATCCATTAGGTTCTTGCACCATGAAATATAATCCTAAAATCAACGAAGACATGACATCCTTACCAGGATTTAACACCCTACATCCCTATCAGCCGGAAGAGACGGCACAAGGTGCATTGAAGATGATGTATGAACTCCAAAACATGCTGGCTGAAATCACTGGAATGGCAGGCATAACACTTCAACCGGCAGCTGGTGCTCATGGCGAAATGACTGGTCTGATGGTGATAAAAGCATATCATGAAAAACGAGGAGACACGCAAAGGAAAAAAATCATTGTTCCTGACTCAGCGCATGGTACGAATCCGTCCAGTGCTCATGTGGTAGGCTATGATGTAGTAGAAGTAAAGTCTAACAGAGATGGAGACGTAGATATAGAGAGTCTTAAAGCTGTTTTAGGTGACGATATTGCAGGATTGATGTTAACCAACCCAAGCACTCTCGGTCTATATGAAAGAAATATTACGGAGATTGCACGACTAGTTCATGAAGCTGGCGGACTGTTATATTATGATGGAGCCAATGCAAATGCCATACTGGGGGTATCACGACCAGGAGACATGGGGTTTGACGTGGTTCACTTAAACCTTCACAAAACCTTTTCAACACCACATGGTGGAGGTGGACCCGGAAGCGGACCTATTGGCGTGCGGGAAGACTTAATACCTTTCTTACCCAAGCCGGCAGTGGTGAAAGATGGAGATTCCTATGCTCTGGAATATGACCGTCCGGAAAGTATTGGAAAAATTCATTCGTTCTATGGAAATTTTGGGGTAAATGTACGAGCGTATACCTACATTAAAACCATGGGTGCTGAAGGCTTGAAAAAAGTAAGTCAGATGGCTGTTTTGAATGCAAATTATTTGATGCATCATTTGAAAAATCACTTCAAATTGCCTTTTGATCGGGTTTGCATGCATGAATTTGTATTAGCAGGTCTTGGTAAAAAGGAAATGGAGGTTAATACAACAGATGTTGCAAAAAGGTTGCTAGATAACGGTTTCCATCCACCAACGGTTTATTTTCCACTGATTGTGCCGGAAGCGTTGATGATTGAGCCGACAGAGACAGAGTGCTTAGAAACACTGGATGCTTTTATAGAAGCAATGAAGGCTATTTCTCAGGAAGCGGACGACAATCCAGATATTCTAAAAGCAGCTCCACATGTTGCACCGGTACGCAGACTAGATGAGGTAAAAGCAGCGAGAGAGCCGGTTCTTAAATGTGAATTACCCATATAA